The Gemmatimonas sp. sequence CGCAGCCCCTTCTGCACCTACGTCGCCGAAGGGACTCGTGCTGCTCATTTCGCCCGCGCTGGTGATCGCGATGCTGCTACGCCGTACGCATCTCATTACCGCGTTGCTGACTGGGGTGGCGACGTCCGTCGGTATCGCGCTCGCGTTTCGGTTGGTGACGCCGTACGACCTGTTGCACATCGCCCCGGGCACCTTCGGCGCGAACGGCGTGCTGGTGGACGGCATGCAGCGCGCGATCGGCGTGAGCGTGTTCACGTTGCTGCTGGTGGCGCTGGTGGGCACACTGCAAGCCACTGACGTGCTCGACCGGTTGGTGCGTGCGTCGGAGCAGCGGGCGCACTCAGCCCGGGCCGCCGAGGGATGGATGGTGGGGGTGGTATCGGCGGCGGTACTGCTGACCACGCACAGCGTGGTGGCCATTCTGGCCGTCGGCGAGTTTGCGCGGCAGACGGGTGAACGCTTCGGCATCGATGGCTATCGTCGTGCCAACCTGCTCGATCTCACCGTCTGCACGTGGCCCTTCCTGCTGCCGTATTTTCTGCCCACGATACTGACCGCCAGCGCGAGCCGCAGCGGCGAGGCCTTCGGTATGCCGCCGCTCACGGCCGGCACGGTGGGCCTCTACAACACGTATGCGTGGGCGCTGGTGGTGACGGTGCTGCTTGCGGTGATCACGGGATACGGGAGGAAACGCGGCTGACGGGTCGAGCGTGTGATGCACGTTTACGTCCCAGACCACCTCTTGTCCCTGCCAAGTTCTCGCGTTTGTCAGACCATGATCGCAAATATCTAAGTAGAGATATGGGCGCGATGTGCTCCACGTCAGATTTGCCGTTCTGACCACAGAGGAAACTCAGCAATGAAGCAAGTCCCGGCCAGTGACCTGAAGACTGTCTTGCACTCAAAGCGCGCAAACCTCTACTACCTCGAACACTGTCGCGTACTTGTAAACGGGGGCCGTGTCGAATATGTGACCGACGAGGCAAGGCGCTCGCTGTACTGGAACATTCCGATCGCCAACACGACCACGATCCTGCTTGGCACCGGTACGTCGATTACACAGGCAGCGGTACGAGAGCTCGCAAAGGCGGGCGTTATGATCGGCTTCTGCGGTGGTGGTGGCACGCCGTTGTTTGCCGGGACTGAGCAGCAGCTCGAAGTCGCTTGGTTCCCAGCACAAAGTGAGTACCGTCCTACTGAGTATCTACAAAATTGGGCTAGTTTCTGGTTTGACGACACTCAACGTCTCGCAGCAGCGAAACTATTCCAACGCGACAGACTTGAAAATGTGAAGAAGCACTGGGCGGGTAGCAAGACACTCAAGGATCAGGGATTCTCGATTGACGCTGCGACTCTGGACCAAGCCGTCGACCGCGCAGCAGCGGCAATCGATGCAGCACATGACCAGACGGTTCTACTGACCGAAGAGGCGCGGTTGACGAAGGAGCTATACAAACTGGCGAGTCGTGCCACTTCATACGGAACGTTCACGCGTGTGAAGCGCGGCGATGGAGTCGATCCCGCCAACCGGTATCTCGACCATGGCAACTACCTGGCCTATGGTCTCGGCGCAACGGCAGCGTGGGTGCTGGGCCTACCGCACAGTCTCGCGGTCCTACATGGCAAGACCCGCCGAGGCGGATTGGTCTTTGACGTAGCCGACCTGGTTAAAGACGCCGTGATCCTACCACAGGCATTTTTGTCGGCGGTAAAAGGGCACTCCGAGCAGGAGTTCCGACAGGCGTGCATCGAAGCGCTCACTCGTTCCGAGGCGTTGGACACGATGATTGAGACATTGAAGTCGACATCGATTGCGCTTGGTCGCCGTCGCTCGGAAGTGCCACTTCCACAAGCGGCAGAAAGCACGTGAATGTACTTTTGATCGCGCAGTGTGATAAGCGTGCGCTGACCGAGAGCCGACGCATACTCGACCAATTCGCCGAGCGTCGCGGAAGTCGCACGTGGCAGACACCAATTACTCGCGACGGACTCGATACGTTGCGTCGACTTCTCCGAAAGACGGCGCGAAAGAATACGGCCGTTGCGTGTCACTGGATTCGCGGTATTGATCATTCTGAGCTGATCTGGGTGGTTGGTGACCGCCGGCGCTTCAACGCGCAGGGCGCAGTGCCGACAAACACCTCGGAGCGTGACGTGCGCCGCCAGGATGACGAATCAGATTGGCGGTCGGCGGGTCTCATCAGATTGCTGGCGGACCTCGCTGGACTCTTTCACGATCTTGGGAAGGCTACCCAGGCGTTTCAGGATCGACTCCAAGGGAATCTGCTGGAGCGGAATCTAGTTCGGCACGAGTGGGCATCCTTGCGACTGTTCGAGGCATTTGTTGGCGATGACGACGACATCGCATGGCTGACCCGACTCGCCGATCCCTCGGAATCTGATGATGCTCGCTGGCTCGGCGCATTGCGGCGCGATGGAATCGATAGCGCGCTTCCTTCACCACTTGCCTCACTGTCTCGCGCGCCGATCGCGCAGGCGCTCGCGTGGCTCGTGCTTTCCCATCATCGCCTGCCGACGCTACCGAAGCATGAGGTGTTTCAGATGTCCTCGTTGGAGGGTCTGCTTTCACAGCTGACGCCGCAGTGGAATGAGGACGCATTTGCCGACGCGACGCCACAGTCACTTGAGACTTACTGGCGGTTCGCGTCTGGGCTGCCAACGACGACTAACGCATGGCGCCATCGTGCGGCACGCAATGCGCGGCGGCTACTAGCCGAGCTCCACGCTGATCGAACAGCTCCAGCGCTGTCATCGCCGCTTGACGATCCGTTCGTCATGCACCTCGGCAGACTGTGCCTGATGCTCTCGGATCACCACTACTCGAGCCTCGAGGGCATCGACAACGCGGCACGGGTGCGAGTGGACTCGAGCGGTACCTTGCTGGCCAACACCCGCCGAGGCGATCGAAAGCCGAATCAATTGCTTGATGAGCATCTGATTGGGGTCGCGCGCGACAGTGCTGAAATTGCCAGGTATCTCCCTACGCTCCGGAAAAGTCTTCCGCATCTTGGTCGTCATCAGCAGCTGACCCGGCGAGCACGAGACGATCGATTTCGCTGGCAAGACAGAGCATCGGACATGTCAGCATCAATGCGTGCGCGCTCGGCGCTCCAGGGCGCATTCATCGTGAATATGGCATCGACCGGAAGCGGAAAGACACTCGCTAACGCTCGCATCATGAATGGGCTAGCCGACGAGAAGAGCGGCATGCGATGCACCTTCGCGCTCGGCTTGCGCACGCTCACCCTACAGACAGGAAAGGCATTCGAGCAACTCTTGCAGCTCGGAGACGACGAGCTGGCGATTCGCGTCGGTGGATCAGCGAGTCGCGCGCTGTTCGAGTATCACGAGTCTCAATCCTCGAATAGGGGTTCAGCATCGCTGCAGGACCTCGTGGAAGAGGATGCGCACGTTGTCTTCGAGGGGCATGTGAGTGACCACCCGGTGCTGCGAAAGTTTGGCAAGGACGGGAATGCTCGTGCGATGCTCGAGGCGCCGCTATTGGTTTGCACGATCGACCATCTGACGCCGGCCACGGAAAGCCAGCGCGGCGGCCGACAGATCGTGCCGATGCTTCGACTGCTCACTGGTGATCTCGTCTTGGATGAGCCCGACGATTTCGACTTGTCCGATCTCCCCGCACTGACACGGCTCGTGCATTGGGCGGGACTCCTGGGCTCTAGGGTGCTGATCGCCTCCGCGACGCTTCCTCCGTCGCTCGTCTTGGGATTGTTCGAGGCATACCGTAACGGACGCCAACACTTTGCCCGCAACTGTGGCGAGATAGCAATAGAAGGACCTACGACTTCTACGACCTCAGCGATTTGCTGCGCGTGGGTAGACGAGTTTGAACAGGAGTCGCAGGATTGCGCGGATGCCGACGCGTTCAGCCGTGGACACGAGCGCTTCGCCTCGCGCCGAAATGCATCGCTGTTGAAGCTCGCCCGGGAGCCCAGGAGACGTGGCGCTCTGTTGCCCACGCCGGTGGTTCCGCTCTCGACCGGCAAGAACTTGACGGCCTTGGCCGAGCTGTTTGCGCCGGAGGTTCTCGACGCAGCCGTGCTGCTGCATCATCAGCACCATGCGCGTGATCCGAGAACGGGTAAGCGAGTGAGTTTCGGGCTGGTTCGATTTGCCAATGTTGAGCCACTCGTCGAAATCGCGCTTGCACTTTTTCGACGTGGCGCTCCACCAAACACACGCATTCACTTGTGCGTTTATCACTCGCGCCATCCTGCGATCATTCGTTCCGCGATCGAATCACAGCTGGACTCCGTCCTTCAACGACACGATCCGGCTACCGTCTTTACAAACGCCCACGTTCGGCGACAGCTCGACGGTGCGGAAGAGCCCGATCAGATTTTTCTCGTGCTCGGATCGCCTGTCACCGAGGTCGGGCGGGATCACGACTACGACTGGGCTGTCGTAGAACCGTCATCGATGCGGTCGTTGATTCAGCTAGCAGGGCGGGTACGTCGGCATCGGTACGACGCGGTCGACACGCCCAACATTCTCGTGTTCAGCCACAATCTTCGACATTTTGGCCATCCCGGCGGCGCCGCGTTTCGTATGCCGGGATTCGAAAGCGATGAGGCGGCGTTTCGACTTGAATCACATGATTTGAACCTCCTGCTCGAGCCCGAGGAGCTGGCGATCATCGATGCTCGCCCTCGCATATCGGCTCGTGCAGTGCTGGCGCCACGAAATCGGCTGGTGGATTTAGAGCACGCGCGACTTCGCGAGACGATGCTGCGTTTACAGGCGAGTGCCGCGTCCGAACGGATCGGGAGCCGTGCGCGAGCGCTGAACACCTTCGTCCCTCCTGGGCAGCGGCTGAATGCGACGACGTGGTGGAATCAGGCGCCGCGGGACGCGCTTCTCACGGCTGTACTCCCGCAGCAACAGCGCTTTAGGAAGGAGCAACCACCGTTCGATGAGACCTTGGTTCTCCTTCCCGACGATGATGACCGGGCGATCCTGCATGAAGTCAAAAACGGCGATCAGCGCGGCGAACGCAACTATGTGCGGGTCGACGTGTCGAGGTGCACGCACGTGCCCGACAGCAGTGTCCACGGCCCCCGAATCGCCCCATGGGGCGCGACTGACTACATGGGCGCCCTGCGGGACCTCGCG is a genomic window containing:
- the cas1f gene encoding type I-F CRISPR-associated endonuclease Cas1f; translated protein: MKQVPASDLKTVLHSKRANLYYLEHCRVLVNGGRVEYVTDEARRSLYWNIPIANTTTILLGTGTSITQAAVRELAKAGVMIGFCGGGGTPLFAGTEQQLEVAWFPAQSEYRPTEYLQNWASFWFDDTQRLAAAKLFQRDRLENVKKHWAGSKTLKDQGFSIDAATLDQAVDRAAAAIDAAHDQTVLLTEEARLTKELYKLASRATSYGTFTRVKRGDGVDPANRYLDHGNYLAYGLGATAAWVLGLPHSLAVLHGKTRRGGLVFDVADLVKDAVILPQAFLSAVKGHSEQEFRQACIEALTRSEALDTMIETLKSTSIALGRRRSEVPLPQAAEST
- the cas3f gene encoding type I-F CRISPR-associated helicase Cas3f, whose translation is MNVLLIAQCDKRALTESRRILDQFAERRGSRTWQTPITRDGLDTLRRLLRKTARKNTAVACHWIRGIDHSELIWVVGDRRRFNAQGAVPTNTSERDVRRQDDESDWRSAGLIRLLADLAGLFHDLGKATQAFQDRLQGNLLERNLVRHEWASLRLFEAFVGDDDDIAWLTRLADPSESDDARWLGALRRDGIDSALPSPLASLSRAPIAQALAWLVLSHHRLPTLPKHEVFQMSSLEGLLSQLTPQWNEDAFADATPQSLETYWRFASGLPTTTNAWRHRAARNARRLLAELHADRTAPALSSPLDDPFVMHLGRLCLMLSDHHYSSLEGIDNAARVRVDSSGTLLANTRRGDRKPNQLLDEHLIGVARDSAEIARYLPTLRKSLPHLGRHQQLTRRARDDRFRWQDRASDMSASMRARSALQGAFIVNMASTGSGKTLANARIMNGLADEKSGMRCTFALGLRTLTLQTGKAFEQLLQLGDDELAIRVGGSASRALFEYHESQSSNRGSASLQDLVEEDAHVVFEGHVSDHPVLRKFGKDGNARAMLEAPLLVCTIDHLTPATESQRGGRQIVPMLRLLTGDLVLDEPDDFDLSDLPALTRLVHWAGLLGSRVLIASATLPPSLVLGLFEAYRNGRQHFARNCGEIAIEGPTTSTTSAICCAWVDEFEQESQDCADADAFSRGHERFASRRNASLLKLAREPRRRGALLPTPVVPLSTGKNLTALAELFAPEVLDAAVLLHHQHHARDPRTGKRVSFGLVRFANVEPLVEIALALFRRGAPPNTRIHLCVYHSRHPAIIRSAIESQLDSVLQRHDPATVFTNAHVRRQLDGAEEPDQIFLVLGSPVTEVGRDHDYDWAVVEPSSMRSLIQLAGRVRRHRYDAVDTPNILVFSHNLRHFGHPGGAAFRMPGFESDEAAFRLESHDLNLLLEPEELAIIDARPRISARAVLAPRNRLVDLEHARLRETMLRLQASAASERIGSRARALNTFVPPGQRLNATTWWNQAPRDALLTAVLPQQQRFRKEQPPFDETLVLLPDDDDRAILHEVKNGDQRGERNYVRVDVSRCTHVPDSSVHGPRIAPWGATDYMGALRDLATALDMPLGRCAERFGTVTVRPSENGWRYHPALGFSRQR